The sequence CCGACATCCGAAATCAGCGCATGCAATGGCAACGCAGGACGGATGGATTGCATCACTTCAGCCATCTGTCCCACCGGCATGGCCAGGATCACCAGATCAGCCCCTTGTACAGCGCTGGCGACATCCGTCGATGCCTCGTCGATCAGACCCAGGTGCAATGCGCGTTCCAGATTGGCTTGACCGCGCCCAACGCCCACCACATGACCGACTCGCTCTGCCTTGCGTAAACCCAGTGCAAAGCTGCCGCCAATCAAGCCGACCCCCACAACAACCAATTTATTGATGAATTGCCTGGACACCTTACTGTCTTTCTACTGTAGGTAGCAGCACGCCGTGCCAATCCATCGCGATCTCGGTTCGGAGATGACGCTACCGCGTTTTTCCAAGGTTAACCTGATATGCCAAGCTCACATGTTCTGCCACATCGGACAATATGTCTGTGCCTTACGGCACAACACAACATGTTCCCCACATGATGTCGGCGGTTCAACCAATGCCGAAAAAATCGCTTAATTACCGGTGTGATAGTGAATGCTGAACGCGACAACCTGATCCACCGCAGGCTGATACGGAGCGCCTCACTTTGCTCGAGATTGTAACCGGTCTCCGGTCTGATGAACCCATCCGCCACCACCTCAACCTGCGTCTCGCCTTCTGTTACGTAGGCGGCAAATCACACCGCATCAACAGCGGCCGGCACAGCTTAGCCATTCAATGAGCGCCCAAGTGCACCTGCAATCGTAGACAAAGTCTGGTTCAGATCTTTCAGTTCTTGCGGTGTCAAGGCTTGATCCGCATCACACCAAGCATCGCAAGGGCTTGGGTGCATTTCTACCAACAGACCATCGGCACCAGCCGCCACGGCGGCACGGGCCAACGCCGGCACCATCCAAGCCTTGCCTCCTGCGTGTGATGGGTCAACGATCACGGGTAAATGTGTCTCCCGCTTCAATACCGGAATGGCCGTCACATCCAGCACGTTGCGATAAGCCGTTTCAAAAGTACGGATACCACGCTCACAGAAGATAATGTTATGGTTACCACCAGCCGCAATGTACTCGGCAGACATCAACCATTCGGAAATGGTCGCGGACATGCCACGCTTGAGAATGACCGGTTTATTGACCTTGCCGACTTCTTTCAACAGATCGAAATTCTGCATATTTCGCGTGCCGATCTGGATCACATCCACATCCCACTCCATGAAGGTATCGAGCATGCGCACGTCCATCAACTCGGTCACAATTGGCAGGTTGTATACACGCGCAGCATTGCGGAAGTATTCCAGGCCTT comes from Chitinivorax sp. B and encodes:
- the aroF gene encoding 3-deoxy-7-phosphoheptulonate synthase, with amino-acid sequence MLIIMNRGASDAQIDAVIHRIRDAGLAEHVSRGVERTIIGAIGDERKLEADMFELLPGVEQAIHIVKQYKIVAREWHPDDTVIDIGGVKLGGNAVQVIGGPCSVETQEQMHLAARYTHEAGCRLMRGGAFKPRTSPYTFQGLGVKGLEYFRNAARVYNLPIVTELMDVRMLDTFMEWDVDVIQIGTRNMQNFDLLKEVGKVNKPVILKRGMSATISEWLMSAEYIAAGGNHNIIFCERGIRTFETAYRNVLDVTAIPVLKRETHLPVIVDPSHAGGKAWMVPALARAAVAAGADGLLVEMHPSPCDAWCDADQALTPQELKDLNQTLSTIAGALGRSLNG